A genomic segment from Truepera sp. encodes:
- a CDS encoding type II glyceraldehyde-3-phosphate dehydrogenase, whose product MTTQTRTRVAVNGYGVIGKRIADAVRLQPDMELVGVADVVADYRLQTAALQDVPVYASTPEGAKAMRAAGIPVAGELGALLERVDVVADCTPKGVGASNLKLYRRAGVKAALQGGEKHDVTGHSFVAQANYASAVGRDFTRVVSCNTTSTVRTLGALHAAGLLKKARGVLVRRATDPWESDHSGIMNTVVPERVIPSHQGPDARTVMPALDVVTIAAKAAHTQGHGHFWIAELTREASRDEVLDAFRAAPRIALMRMGDGIVALNSTIELMRDLHRPRGDMWEVALWEDVLTVEGDELYYAYQVDNQAIVVPETIDALRALTATADADESMRLTDETLGLTDDFLRPQARPLAPAALTPDIAREEAK is encoded by the coding sequence ATGACGACCCAGACAAGAACGCGCGTGGCGGTGAACGGCTACGGCGTGATCGGCAAGCGCATCGCCGACGCGGTGCGCCTGCAGCCCGACATGGAGCTCGTGGGAGTCGCCGACGTGGTCGCCGACTACCGCCTCCAGACCGCCGCCCTCCAGGACGTCCCCGTCTACGCCTCCACGCCTGAAGGCGCGAAGGCCATGCGCGCCGCCGGCATCCCCGTGGCGGGCGAGCTGGGCGCGCTCCTGGAGCGCGTGGACGTGGTCGCCGACTGCACCCCCAAGGGCGTCGGCGCCAGCAACCTCAAACTCTACCGGCGCGCGGGCGTGAAGGCAGCGCTGCAGGGCGGCGAGAAGCACGACGTGACGGGCCACTCGTTCGTGGCGCAAGCCAACTACGCCAGCGCCGTCGGCCGCGACTTCACCCGCGTCGTCTCCTGCAACACCACCAGCACCGTCCGCACCCTGGGCGCCCTGCACGCCGCCGGCCTGCTCAAGAAGGCGCGCGGGGTGCTGGTGCGCCGCGCCACCGACCCGTGGGAGTCGGACCACTCCGGCATCATGAACACCGTCGTGCCCGAACGCGTCATCCCCAGCCACCAGGGGCCCGACGCGCGCACCGTCATGCCCGCGCTCGACGTGGTCACCATCGCCGCCAAGGCGGCGCACACCCAGGGCCACGGCCACTTCTGGATCGCCGAACTCACCCGCGAAGCGAGCAGGGACGAGGTGCTGGACGCCTTCAGGGCCGCGCCGCGCATCGCGCTCATGCGCATGGGCGACGGCATCGTCGCGCTCAACAGCACCATCGAGCTGATGCGCGACCTCCACCGCCCGCGCGGCGACATGTGGGAGGTCGCCCTCTGGGAGGACGTCCTCACCGTCGAGGGCGACGAGCTCTACTACGCCTACCAGGTCGACAACCAGGCCATCGTGGTGCCCGAGACCATCGACGCCCTGCGCGCCCTCACCGCCACCGCTGACGCCGACGAGTCGATGCGCCTAACCGACGAGACCCTCGGCCTCACCGACGACTTCCTCAGGCCGCAAGCGCGCCCGCTCGCGCCCGCCGCCCTCACGCCAGACATCGCCCGCGAGGAGGCCAAGTGA